One window of Pocillopora verrucosa isolate sample1 chromosome 9, ASM3666991v2, whole genome shotgun sequence genomic DNA carries:
- the LOC136283600 gene encoding uncharacterized protein: MKSKKPDLGGSNSVSATWNVGWKANKDAWIRPGDYMTETIRCKDRRQETRLQERYYFGSILARVRCQMYTYSTQGQVSRAECGCIRVTFCQKSFELFPST, encoded by the exons ATGAAGTCCAAAAAGCCAGATCTTGGTGGCAGTAACAGCGTTTCTGCGACATGGAACGTTGGCTGGAAGGCGAACAAAGATGCTTGGATAAGACCAGGCGATTACATGACAGAGACAATACGGTGTAAGGATCGAAGACAAGAAACAAGATTACAGGAGAGATATTACTTTGGTTCAATATTAGCGAGAGTAAG ATGCCAGATGTACACTTATTCTACTCAAGGACAGGTGTCACGTGCAG AGTGTGGCTGTATCAGGGTGACTTTTTGTCAAAAGAGTTTTGAGTTATTTCCAAGTACTTGA
- the LOC136283412 gene encoding uncharacterized protein — MECRRRLIEHAVKHLTTERDTSVCVQRDHVRKVWSQLQETWVQFNYSSDEERKNIEKEISQWELFHKSQVQTRKPSDLRVCYLAGDNPTNGLEVLVNIGILPQNVWMVEKNGATFVKTRESIRSSNLRTVRLFKGDILVFLKDFEGQFDIIYCDARDTLPAAKQKTLKFIGYVFLYDKLTSPGALITNFSFPPLGQQQQAPIQEGEAGKDLDAMTPDEVGFPNEAREAKPADFERYSLKELSVGYLKHRSTNILHDICKFPEEIASALNLRTDEENYGDYITYQVIDSAYLYIPIQRMLMATKHGSSFDLWDQIFQEKEEFLGAVSLGLKAATATDLNSQATSGEMKYFFETIKESYLRHIALIFQEKSLSNNLCAAWITELFPDLGKIKNQGIASLLMTHLLSYSSIFIQKFANGDMKKYCLKFLCDIRTSEDMTVEISDEAILESILSMVAGLWYGQITQPSFPVVDKLLRLSYTGNKSQMFSDVFIFDKCRYVYQQFSTVDTSTFAFYELHQQRVLRMVVDGLRKHLGGICKLDIFPCVNVAGIKTIDSTAFPSISERQRVKELMHDELKKMEMVKEENYEEAMV, encoded by the coding sequence ATGGAATGCCGAAGACGGCTTATTGAGCATGCCGTAAAACATCTGACAACGGAAAGAGACACTTCAGTTTGTGTTCAGCGAGACCATGTTAGGAAAGTTTGGAGTCAGCTTCAAGAAACCTGGGTACAGTTCAATTATTCCTCcgatgaagaaaggaaaaatattgagAAAGAAATATCACAATGGGAGCTTTTTCATAAAAGCCAAGTGCAAACCAGGAAACCGTCAGATCTTCGTGTGTGTTACCTGGCAGGTGATAACCCCACAAACGGTTTGGAAGTTCTTGTCAATATTGGAATCCTCCCACAGAACGTCTGGATGGTTGAGAAAAACGGTGCAACGTTCGTGAAAACACGGGAATCTATCCGTAGCTCAAACTTGCGAACTGTTCGATTGTTCAAAGGTGATATTCTGGTCTTTTTGAAAGATTTTGAGGGCCAGTTTGATATCATCTACTGTGATGCCCGTGATACTCTTCCagcagcaaaacaaaaaacactgaAGTTTATTGGGTACGTCTTCCTCTATGACAAGTTGACATCTCCTGGTGCCTTGATCACTAACTTCTCATTTCCACCACTGGGACAACAGCAACAGGCACCGATTCAAGAGGGAGAGGCAGGAAAAGACTTAGATGCAATGACTCCAGATGAGGTTGGATTTCCCAACGAGGCACGGGAGGCTAAACCGGCTGATTTCGAAAGATATTCCTTAAAGGAGCTCTCAGTTGGATATTTGAAGCACAGGTCCACTAATATCTTACACGACATTTGTAAGTTTCCAGAGGAGATTGCGTCAGCCTTAAATCTGAGAACAGATGAGGAAAATTATGGTGACTATATTACCTATCAGGTCATTGATTCTGCTTATTTATATATCCCTATTCAAAGAATGCTGATGGCCACAAAGCATGGAAGTTCTTTTGATTTATGGGATCAAATTTTTCAAGAGAAAGAGGAATTTCTTGGAGCTGTTTCTCTTGGGCTAAAGGCAGCCACTGCAACAGATTTGAATTCCCAGGCCACAAGCGGTGagatgaaatatttctttgaaaccATCAAAGAATCATACTTGCGACATATTGCCCTGATCTTCCAAGAGAAGTCACTAAGCAACAATCTTTGTGCAGCCTGGATTACTGAATTGTTTCCAGACTTGGGCAAGATAAAAAACCAAGGTATAGCTTCCCTGCTTATGACTCACCTCTTGTCATATTCGTctatttttatccaaaaatttGCAAACGGAGACATGAAGAAGTATTGTCTTAAATTCCTATGTGACATTCGTACAAGCGAAGACATGACTGTTGAGATTTCTGATGAAGCAATCCTTGAGAGCATTCTCTCTATGGTTGCTGGCCTTTGGTATGGTCAAATAACTCAACCATCATTCCCAGTTGTGGATAAGCTTTTGAGACTCAGTTACACTGGAAATAAAAGTCAGATGTTttctgatgtttttatttttgacaagtGTCGCTATGTTTATCAGCAATTCTCAACTGTGGACACTTCAACTTTTGCTTTCTATGAGCTGCATCAGCAAAGAGTGTTAAGAATGGTTGTGGATGGCTTGCGCAAACACTTAGGAGGAATTTGTAAATTGGATATCTTTCCATGTGTTAATGTTGCTGGTATCAAAACAATTGATAGCACTGCCTTTCCAAGTATTTCTGAGAGGCAAAGGGTGAAGGAGCTCATGCATGACGAACTGAAAAAGATGGAAATGGTAAAGGAGGAAAATTATGAAGAAGCAATGGTATAA